The following are encoded together in the Candidatus Methylomirabilota bacterium genome:
- a CDS encoding DUF58 domain-containing protein produces MRRAFYLGFRHLSSLEWRIRRRFTGTGIWLLGVLFASAVLGLDTNQTVAYQAFSFVLAALVVALAANRSWRARLSVDRVVPRFASAGERLIYKIAVRNHGPRALRGLLLSEDLEDPRPSYEEFLQAREPGEDRRNRFDRAIGYFRWVWLVSKRQSALAGHLPVPALPPGGQCELRAEITPLRRGRLTLTGVTVARPDSLGVCKAAVSVPATHSVLVLPRRYPVPPLELPGTRKHHQGGVALASSVGDSEEFVSLREYRPGDPLRRIHWRSCARVGKLIVKEHQNEFFVRHALVLDTFVDSEPSDLFEEAVSVAASLAYTIQTQESLLDLLFVGPTAYCFTAGRGLGQAERMLEVLACVRACRTAPFSALHHLVIQHHALVSGCICVLMAWDEDRRRLVGELTALGVPTLVLLIAGAEAADTPDAEGARLARFHRLEVGRIAEGLARL; encoded by the coding sequence GTGAGGCGAGCCTTCTACCTCGGCTTCCGGCACCTGTCGTCGCTGGAGTGGCGGATCCGACGGCGGTTCACGGGCACCGGCATCTGGCTCCTGGGCGTCCTCTTCGCCTCCGCGGTGCTCGGGCTCGACACCAACCAGACGGTCGCCTATCAGGCCTTCAGCTTCGTGCTGGCCGCTCTCGTCGTCGCCCTCGCCGCGAACCGCTCTTGGCGCGCGCGGCTCAGCGTCGACCGGGTGGTGCCGCGCTTCGCCAGCGCCGGCGAGCGGCTGATCTACAAGATCGCCGTCCGCAATCACGGACCGCGAGCCCTGCGCGGGCTCCTCCTGTCGGAGGACCTCGAGGATCCTCGCCCCTCCTACGAAGAGTTCCTCCAGGCCCGGGAGCCCGGCGAGGACCGGCGCAACCGGTTCGACCGGGCCATCGGGTATTTCCGATGGGTCTGGCTCGTCTCGAAGAGACAGTCGGCGCTCGCCGGACATCTCCCGGTGCCGGCCCTCCCGCCCGGCGGCCAGTGCGAGCTACGGGCCGAGATCACCCCGCTGCGCCGCGGCCGGCTCACGCTCACCGGCGTCACGGTGGCCCGGCCAGACTCGCTGGGAGTCTGCAAGGCGGCGGTCTCGGTGCCGGCGACGCACTCGGTGCTGGTGCTTCCCCGACGCTATCCGGTGCCCCCGCTCGAGCTTCCCGGCACGCGCAAGCACCATCAGGGCGGCGTGGCGCTGGCCTCGTCGGTCGGCGACTCCGAGGAGTTCGTCTCACTGCGCGAGTACCGCCCCGGCGATCCGCTGCGCCGCATCCACTGGCGAAGCTGTGCCAGGGTGGGCAAGCTCATCGTGAAGGAGCACCAGAACGAGTTCTTCGTCCGGCATGCCCTCGTGCTCGACACCTTCGTCGACTCCGAGCCCAGCGACCTCTTCGAGGAGGCCGTGTCCGTGGCCGCCTCCCTGGCCTACACGATCCAGACCCAGGAGTCGCTGCTCGATCTTCTCTTCGTGGGACCCACGGCCTACTGCTTCACGGCCGGGCGCGGGCTCGGCCAGGCGGAGCGGATGCTCGAGGTCCTGGCCTGCGTGCGAGCCTGCCGGACGGCGCCGTTCAGCGCGCTCCACCACCTCGTCATCCAGCACCACGCCCTGGTCAGCGGCTGCATCTGCGTCCTGATGGCGTGGGACGAGGACCGCCGACGCCTGGTGGGAGAGCTCACGGCGCTCGGGGTGCCGACGCTGGTGCTGCTGATCGCCGGGGCCGAGGCCGCCGACACGCCGGACGCGGAGGGCGCTCGACTTGCTCGCTTCCACCGGCTCGAGGTCGGGCGGATCGCCGAAGGGCTGGCCAGGCTGTGA
- a CDS encoding MoxR family ATPase, with translation MSRRLPPPPRQTFETVARNIARVMKGQSAAIRKLLAALASGGHVLLEDYPGTGKTTLAKALARSIGAQFRRVQFTPDLLPSDILGVSIYDQREQAFRFHRGPIFTNILLADEINRASPRTQSALLEAMGEGQVTVDGTSHRLETLFFVIATQNPVEFRGTYPLPEAQMDRFAFQFGLGYVSPEDEAIILSEQEQGHPLDGIAECAAGEDILALKRAVAAVRMGDEIKRYIVDIVQATRSAPGVQLGGSPRASLALMKAAQALALFDGVEFVTPEHVQEVAVAVIAHRLVVDPQARFSGTTAPGIVEDILKAIPVPA, from the coding sequence ATGAGCCGCCGGCTCCCGCCGCCCCCCCGGCAGACGTTCGAGACCGTCGCCCGCAACATCGCCAGAGTGATGAAGGGCCAGTCGGCGGCCATCCGCAAGCTCCTGGCCGCCCTCGCCAGCGGGGGCCACGTGCTGCTGGAGGACTATCCGGGGACGGGCAAGACGACGCTGGCCAAAGCGCTGGCCCGCTCCATCGGGGCGCAGTTCCGGCGGGTGCAGTTCACGCCGGACCTCCTGCCCTCCGACATCCTCGGCGTGTCCATCTACGACCAGCGGGAGCAGGCCTTCCGGTTCCACCGCGGTCCCATCTTCACCAACATCCTGCTGGCCGACGAGATCAATCGAGCGTCGCCGCGCACCCAGTCGGCGCTGCTGGAGGCGATGGGGGAAGGCCAGGTCACGGTGGACGGGACCTCGCACCGTCTGGAGACGCTCTTCTTCGTGATCGCCACCCAGAACCCTGTCGAGTTCCGGGGGACGTATCCCCTGCCCGAGGCCCAGATGGACCGCTTCGCCTTCCAGTTCGGCTTGGGCTACGTGTCGCCGGAGGACGAGGCCATCATCCTCTCGGAGCAGGAGCAGGGCCATCCGCTCGACGGCATCGCGGAGTGCGCCGCCGGCGAGGACATCCTGGCCCTCAAGCGGGCGGTCGCCGCCGTCCGCATGGGGGACGAGATCAAGCGGTACATCGTCGACATCGTCCAGGCCACGCGGAGCGCGCCGGGCGTCCAGCTGGGAGGAAGCCCGCGGGCCTCGCTGGCGCTGATGAAGGCCGCCCAGGCGCTGGCCCTCTTCGACGGCGTGGAGTTCGTCACCCCCGAGCACGTCCAGGAAGTCGCGGTGGCCGTCATCGCTCACCGGCTCGTCGTCGATCCGCAGGCGCGCTTTTCGGGCACGACGGCGCCGGGGATCGTGGAGGACATCCTCAAGGCGATCCCGGTGCCGGCCTAG
- the fdrA gene encoding acyl-CoA synthetase FdrA — translation MPVWNFVWTRAYHDSVTLMRLTRDMEAVPGVSRAAAMMGTPANRALLKDAGLLTDEGSAAAPTDLVIAVAGSGEASARAAEAAARAALSSRPAAGWEGRASPRPRTLASALRARPDATLALISVPGLYAGAEALKALRAGLHVMLFSDNVPLETEIELKRFARERGLFLMGPDCGTAIIDGVPLGFANAVPRGRIGLAAASGTGLQEVTCLIARAGEGISHAIGVGGRDLSDAVSGIMMEQALAALAADGATEVICVIGKPPGPSAAARLHEAVSRLGKRCVVHVVGGAAAPAPTVGAGVHIAASLEDCARAAVALARKERPASTEFTLPAAEVQRLVEEAVRPLEPGQRFVRGVYSGGTLAWEALALLGATLSDVAPGVTGGGSGHRVVDVGADIFTVGRPHPMIDGTVRREWIRKEGADPSTAVLLLDVVLGYGAHPDPAGELLPALHAARAEARAHGRHLAVVASVTGTDADPQGRAGQVARLAGLGAAVMPSNAQAVRLAARVAAGR, via the coding sequence ATGCCGGTCTGGAACTTCGTCTGGACGCGCGCCTACCACGACTCCGTCACACTGATGCGCCTGACGCGGGACATGGAGGCGGTCCCGGGCGTGAGCCGCGCCGCGGCCATGATGGGGACGCCGGCCAACCGCGCGCTCCTCAAGGATGCCGGACTCCTGACCGATGAGGGGTCCGCCGCCGCGCCCACGGACCTCGTCATCGCCGTCGCCGGCAGCGGCGAAGCCTCCGCGCGCGCGGCCGAGGCCGCCGCCCGGGCCGCGCTGAGCTCCCGCCCGGCGGCGGGGTGGGAAGGACGGGCGAGTCCCCGACCCCGGACGCTCGCCTCCGCGCTGCGGGCCAGGCCCGACGCCACGCTGGCGCTGATCTCGGTGCCCGGTCTCTACGCCGGCGCCGAGGCGCTGAAGGCGCTGCGAGCAGGGCTCCACGTCATGCTCTTCAGCGACAACGTGCCCCTGGAGACCGAGATCGAGCTGAAGCGCTTCGCGCGGGAGCGGGGCCTCTTCCTGATGGGGCCGGACTGCGGGACGGCGATCATCGACGGGGTCCCGCTCGGCTTCGCCAACGCGGTGCCGCGGGGGCGGATCGGCCTGGCTGCGGCGTCGGGCACGGGGCTCCAGGAAGTCACCTGCCTGATCGCCCGGGCCGGCGAGGGCATCTCGCACGCCATCGGCGTCGGTGGGCGCGATCTGTCCGACGCGGTGAGCGGCATCATGATGGAGCAGGCGCTCGCCGCCCTCGCCGCCGACGGGGCCACCGAGGTGATCTGCGTCATCGGCAAGCCTCCGGGACCGTCGGCTGCCGCCCGCCTGCACGAAGCGGTGAGCCGGCTCGGCAAGCGGTGCGTCGTGCACGTCGTCGGCGGCGCCGCGGCTCCGGCGCCGACCGTCGGCGCCGGTGTCCACATCGCGGCGTCACTGGAAGACTGCGCTCGCGCCGCCGTCGCGCTGGCCCGGAAGGAACGCCCGGCTTCGACGGAGTTCACGCTGCCCGCCGCCGAGGTGCAGCGCCTCGTGGAGGAGGCGGTGCGCCCGCTCGAGCCCGGGCAGCGGTTCGTGCGGGGCGTGTACTCGGGCGGCACGCTCGCCTGGGAGGCGCTCGCCCTGCTCGGCGCCACGCTGTCCGACGTGGCGCCGGGCGTGACGGGTGGCGGCAGCGGGCATCGCGTCGTCGATGTCGGCGCGGACATCTTCACGGTGGGGCGGCCGCACCCGATGATCGACGGCACCGTCCGCCGCGAGTGGATCCGGAAGGAAGGCGCCGATCCTTCCACGGCCGTTCTGCTCCTCGACGTGGTGCTGGGCTACGGCGCTCATCCCGATCCCGCCGGCGAGCTGCTGCCGGCCCTCCACGCGGCGCGCGCGGAGGCCCGGGCCCACGGCCGCCACCTGGCCGTCGTCGCCAGCGTGACCGGCACCGACGCCGACCCGCAAGGCCGGGCTGGGCAGGTCGCCAGGCTCGCTGGCCTCGGTGCCGCCGTGATGCCATCGAACGCTCAGGCCGTCCGCCTGGCCGCCCGCGTGGCGGCGGGCCGCTGA
- a CDS encoding sigma-54 dependent transcriptional regulator, whose translation MAGEHILIVDDEPAIQATLRGVLEDEGYRVTAVGSGADALSVFADEAPDLVFLDIWMPGKDGLETLADLKRLRPDVAVVMISGHGTIETAVRATRLGAYDFIEKPLSLEKTLLTVARALEHSRLERENATLRQRLEQRTEIIGQSLAIRQLREQIATAAPTNGRVLIHGENGSGKELVARGIHALSTRRDRSFVEVNCAAIPEELIESELFGHEKGAFTGALARRRGRFEMADGGTLFLDEIGDMSLKTQAKVLRALEEQAFERVGGRETIKVDVRVIAASNRDLTTLLGSGFREDLFYRLNVIPIEAPPLRARKEDIPLLIDHFIRVFCAENGKRVKTVSGEALAYFLAYDWPGNVRELRNMVERLVIMTPGDVIGIDDLPVPLRPKEAPAAGAEAGERSLREARDNFERAYILTELRANDWNMTRTAERLGIERSHLYRKIKAYGITPPK comes from the coding sequence ATGGCGGGCGAGCACATCCTGATCGTCGACGACGAGCCAGCCATCCAGGCGACGCTCCGGGGCGTCCTGGAGGACGAGGGCTACCGCGTCACCGCCGTGGGCAGCGGCGCCGACGCGCTCTCGGTCTTCGCCGACGAGGCGCCGGATCTGGTGTTCCTGGACATCTGGATGCCCGGCAAGGACGGGCTGGAGACCCTGGCCGACCTCAAGCGGCTCCGGCCCGACGTCGCCGTGGTGATGATCTCGGGCCACGGCACCATCGAGACCGCCGTCCGGGCCACGCGGCTGGGCGCCTACGACTTCATCGAGAAGCCGCTCTCGCTCGAGAAGACGCTGCTCACCGTCGCCCGCGCGCTCGAGCACTCGCGCCTCGAGCGCGAGAACGCCACCCTGCGCCAGCGGCTCGAGCAGCGCACGGAGATCATCGGCCAGAGCCTGGCCATCCGGCAGCTCCGCGAGCAGATCGCCACGGCGGCGCCGACGAACGGGCGGGTGCTGATCCACGGCGAGAACGGCAGCGGCAAGGAGCTGGTGGCCCGGGGCATCCACGCGCTGTCGACGCGGCGCGACCGGTCGTTCGTCGAGGTGAACTGCGCCGCCATCCCCGAGGAGCTGATCGAGTCGGAGCTGTTCGGCCACGAAAAGGGCGCCTTCACCGGCGCGCTGGCGCGGCGGCGGGGCCGCTTCGAGATGGCCGACGGGGGGACGCTGTTCCTCGACGAGATCGGCGACATGAGCCTCAAGACCCAGGCCAAGGTCCTGCGCGCCCTCGAGGAGCAGGCCTTCGAGCGGGTGGGCGGCCGGGAGACGATCAAGGTGGATGTCCGCGTGATCGCCGCCTCCAACCGCGACCTCACGACGCTCCTGGGCAGCGGCTTCCGCGAGGACCTCTTCTACCGGCTGAACGTGATCCCCATCGAGGCGCCCCCGCTGCGCGCCCGCAAGGAGGACATCCCGCTCCTCATCGACCACTTCATCCGCGTCTTCTGCGCCGAGAACGGCAAGCGCGTCAAGACCGTGTCCGGCGAGGCGCTCGCCTACTTCCTGGCCTACGACTGGCCGGGCAACGTGCGCGAGCTGCGGAACATGGTGGAACGCCTGGTCATCATGACGCCGGGGGACGTCATCGGCATCGACGATCTGCCGGTGCCGCTGCGCCCTAAGGAGGCGCCGGCCGCGGGAGCGGAGGCGGGGGAGCGGTCGCTGCGGGAGGCGCGCGACAACTTCGAGCGGGCCTACATCCTGACCGAGCTGCGCGCGAACGACTGGAACATGACGCGCACGGCCGAACGGCTGGGCATCGAGCGCAGCCACCTCTACCGCAAGATCAAGGCCTACGGGATCACGCCGCCCAAGTGA
- a CDS encoding ATP-binding protein — protein MPLYSDQGRRRRNLVIISGLLVLVAIASALSLEMRVPQLPLASNIVVFALFNLNLIVFLLLLVLLLRNLVKLWVERRQKLIGARFKTKLVLAFLSLALAPAILIFIIASNFINKSIEGWFKPQVERPLDQALGVAQTYYQNLQATALRHAQHIGRVIDRDDLLDEANREELAAYLVEQQEQLGLSALTVFSAGGQELVHVKDPGLGDLPTREVNESQLRLGRAGQNVTTVRELASGDLIEAITPVFSHDPRRGVIGVVVVGTHVSERLEQKIRGIEQAFQEYKQLKLVKNPIKGIYILLFLLMTLIVVFSFAWFGLYLARGITGPIAELAEGTREVAAGNLSYKVQARADDEIGVLVDSFNRMTDDLAQSKRQLEEAYLDLQDKHTELEDRRRYIETVLEAITTGVVSLDPQGAVTTLNRAAAGMFGLHSAAAVGRPVEEVFGSPAFRDVVGLVARIRRAKAGVAIEQELHLRRSGVSVSLLASATALRGPEGEYTGAVIVFDDLTELLKAQRLAAWREVAQRIAHEIKNPLTPIQLSAQRLKRRLARNPGDEQLITECTETIIQEVDGLKRLVDEFSRFARMPVLTPRPTDLKSLLDAVAGLYRESHPALRLTTRYRDDLPRLEVDPDHIKRAMLNLVDNAVEAVGGTGEVDVEALHLPEAGRVQVIVSDTGPGISPEDKDKLFMPYFSTKTNGMGLGLPIVHEIVTEHGGTIRVEDNQPKGSRFVMELPVSRSTAPVEAYGGA, from the coding sequence ATGCCGCTCTACAGCGACCAGGGCCGGCGCCGGCGCAATCTCGTCATCATCAGCGGGCTGCTCGTGCTGGTGGCGATCGCCAGCGCGCTCAGCCTCGAGATGCGCGTGCCCCAACTGCCGCTGGCCTCGAACATCGTCGTCTTCGCCCTGTTCAACCTGAACCTCATCGTCTTCCTGCTGCTGCTGGTCCTGCTTCTTCGCAATCTCGTGAAGCTCTGGGTCGAGCGTCGGCAGAAGCTGATCGGGGCCAGGTTCAAGACGAAGCTCGTGCTGGCCTTCCTGTCGCTGGCGCTGGCCCCCGCCATCCTGATCTTCATCATCGCCTCCAACTTCATCAACAAGTCGATCGAGGGCTGGTTCAAGCCCCAGGTCGAGCGCCCCCTCGACCAGGCGCTGGGGGTGGCCCAGACGTACTACCAAAACCTCCAGGCCACCGCCCTGCGCCACGCCCAGCACATCGGCCGTGTCATCGACCGCGACGACCTCCTGGACGAGGCCAACCGGGAGGAGCTGGCCGCCTACCTGGTCGAGCAGCAGGAGCAGCTCGGACTCAGCGCGCTGACCGTGTTCAGCGCCGGCGGCCAGGAGCTGGTCCACGTGAAGGACCCCGGGCTCGGCGATCTCCCCACTCGCGAGGTCAACGAGAGCCAGCTCCGGCTGGGGCGGGCGGGTCAGAACGTGACCACCGTCCGCGAGCTGGCGTCCGGCGACTTGATCGAGGCGATCACCCCCGTCTTCTCGCACGACCCCCGGCGCGGCGTCATCGGCGTGGTGGTGGTGGGCACCCACGTCTCCGAGCGGCTGGAGCAGAAGATCCGCGGTATCGAGCAGGCGTTCCAGGAGTACAAGCAGCTCAAACTGGTGAAGAACCCGATCAAGGGCATCTACATCCTGCTCTTCCTCCTGATGACGCTGATCGTCGTCTTCTCCTTCGCCTGGTTCGGGCTCTACCTGGCCCGCGGCATCACCGGCCCCATCGCCGAGCTGGCCGAGGGCACCCGCGAGGTGGCGGCCGGCAACCTCAGCTACAAGGTGCAGGCGCGGGCGGACGACGAGATCGGCGTGCTCGTCGACTCCTTCAACCGGATGACGGACGACCTCGCCCAGTCGAAACGACAGCTGGAGGAGGCGTACCTGGACCTGCAGGACAAGCACACCGAGCTGGAGGACCGGCGGCGCTACATCGAGACCGTGCTGGAGGCCATCACGACCGGCGTCGTGTCGCTCGATCCGCAAGGGGCGGTGACGACGCTCAACCGGGCCGCCGCCGGGATGTTCGGCCTGCACAGCGCCGCCGCCGTCGGACGCCCCGTCGAAGAGGTGTTCGGCAGCCCGGCGTTCAGGGACGTGGTCGGGCTCGTGGCCCGCATCCGGCGCGCCAAGGCCGGGGTCGCCATCGAGCAGGAGTTGCACCTGCGCCGGAGCGGCGTGAGCGTGTCGCTCCTGGCCTCGGCCACCGCGCTGCGCGGCCCCGAAGGCGAGTACACGGGCGCGGTCATCGTCTTCGACGACCTCACGGAGCTGCTCAAGGCCCAGCGCCTGGCCGCCTGGCGCGAGGTCGCCCAGCGGATCGCCCACGAGATCAAGAACCCGCTGACGCCCATCCAGCTCTCGGCCCAGCGGCTCAAGCGGCGGCTGGCCCGCAACCCCGGCGACGAGCAGCTCATCACCGAGTGCACGGAGACGATCATCCAGGAGGTGGACGGGCTCAAGCGGCTGGTGGACGAGTTCTCGCGCTTCGCCCGGATGCCGGTGCTCACGCCGCGTCCCACGGACTTGAAGTCGCTGCTGGACGCGGTGGCCGGCCTCTACCGCGAGTCGCACCCCGCGCTGCGGCTGACCACGCGCTACCGCGACGACCTGCCGCGGCTCGAGGTGGACCCCGACCACATCAAGCGCGCGATGCTCAACCTCGTGGACAACGCCGTGGAGGCGGTGGGCGGCACCGGCGAGGTGGACGTCGAGGCTCTCCATCTGCCCGAGGCGGGGCGGGTGCAGGTCATCGTGAGCGACACCGGGCCCGGGATCAGCCCCGAGGACAAGGACAAGCTGTTCATGCCCTACTTCTCGACGAAGACGAACGGCATGGGGCTGGGGCTGCCGATCGTGCACGAGATCGTCACCGAGCACGGGGGCACGATCCGGGTGGAGGACAACCAGCCCAAGGGGAGCCGCTTCGTCATGGAGCTGCCCGTGTCGCGCTCCACCGCGCCCGTCGAGGCCTACGGCGGGGCCTGA
- a CDS encoding DUF4390 domain-containing protein, producing MRGARSGLCVLAAALWLAVGAPARAEIRLSDLTIYLNDHEVTVHVVALGAVPPTFYESIHSGIPAHVRFTIELWQYNRFWRDRLLTTQLVERHLTYNLVTKEYRVTFLKGETRPVYSTRDLRDAQRVLSELRATKLTPASELDPDDIIYVRVRAATALNGENTFVARMAGTAEQTLQQSDFRRIRRVQ from the coding sequence ATGCGTGGTGCGCGTTCCGGACTCTGTGTGCTGGCGGCGGCGCTATGGCTCGCCGTGGGAGCGCCGGCGCGGGCCGAGATTCGTCTCAGCGATCTGACCATCTACCTCAACGACCATGAGGTGACGGTCCACGTCGTCGCGCTGGGCGCCGTGCCGCCGACGTTCTACGAATCGATCCACAGCGGCATCCCCGCCCACGTCCGCTTCACCATCGAGCTCTGGCAGTACAACCGGTTCTGGCGCGACCGCCTCCTCACCACCCAGCTGGTCGAGCGCCACCTCACCTACAACCTCGTCACCAAGGAGTACCGGGTGACCTTCCTCAAGGGTGAGACGCGGCCGGTGTACAGCACGCGCGACCTGCGCGACGCGCAACGGGTGCTTTCGGAGCTGCGGGCGACGAAGCTCACGCCGGCCTCCGAGCTCGACCCCGACGACATCATCTACGTCCGCGTCCGCGCCGCCACCGCGCTGAACGGCGAGAATACGTTCGTGGCGCGCATGGCCGGCACCGCCGAGCAGACCCTGCAGCAGTCCGACTTCCGTCGCATCAGGCGGGTCCAATAA
- the lpxC gene encoding UDP-3-O-acyl-N-acetylglucosamine deacetylase: MHQTTIRKPVTMDGVGLHSGRPVRITMSPAPANSGIIFRVASHDEPIPAAPESVVNCHYATTIGRNGTRIQTVEHLMAAAAGLGIDNLDVEVDGPEIPAGDGSAKPFVTLLATAGRAEQSAPRRPIKIPYPIRVGSGGRWIQMVPSETLRISYTLDNDHPAIGTQALTCTPSERMFIEEFAPARTYGFLKDLGPMRKNGLARGASLENAIGVGKRGVLNGLRYRDEFVRHKILDLIGDLALLGRPVVGHVIARNAGHALNFELVLAVQRALGLERRPAGAGLAVVPFPAVRRNGALVPAPGLAAF, translated from the coding sequence ATGCACCAGACAACGATCCGGAAACCGGTGACGATGGACGGCGTCGGTCTTCACTCCGGAAGGCCGGTGCGGATCACGATGTCTCCCGCGCCTGCCAACTCCGGCATCATCTTCAGAGTGGCGAGCCACGACGAGCCGATTCCCGCCGCGCCAGAGAGCGTCGTCAACTGCCATTACGCGACGACCATCGGGCGCAATGGGACGCGGATTCAGACGGTGGAGCACCTCATGGCCGCCGCGGCCGGGCTCGGCATCGACAACCTCGACGTCGAGGTCGACGGCCCGGAAATCCCCGCGGGGGACGGCAGCGCCAAGCCGTTCGTCACCCTGCTGGCGACGGCGGGGCGCGCCGAGCAGTCGGCGCCGCGCCGGCCCATCAAGATCCCCTACCCGATCCGAGTGGGCAGCGGTGGGCGCTGGATCCAGATGGTTCCCTCCGAAACGCTCCGCATCAGCTACACGCTCGACAACGACCATCCTGCGATCGGCACCCAGGCGCTCACCTGCACGCCGAGCGAGCGCATGTTCATCGAGGAGTTCGCCCCCGCCCGCACCTACGGCTTCCTGAAAGATCTCGGCCCGATGCGCAAGAACGGCCTGGCCCGCGGCGCCTCGCTGGAGAACGCCATCGGCGTGGGCAAGCGCGGCGTCCTGAACGGGCTCCGGTACCGTGACGAGTTCGTGCGGCACAAGATTCTCGACCTCATCGGAGACCTCGCCCTTCTCGGTCGGCCGGTGGTGGGCCACGTCATCGCCCGCAACGCGGGCCACGCGCTGAACTTCGAGCTGGTGCTCGCGGTCCAGCGCGCGCTAGGCCTCGAGCGCCGTCCGGCCGGCGCCGGCCTGGCCGTAGTGCCGTTCCCAGCCGTCCGCCGCAACGGCGCGCTCGTTCCCGCACCCGGCCTCGCCGCCTTCTAG
- a CDS encoding archease produces MTEAGYDYFDVAADVGVRAWGPTLTEALAQAALGVLALTIAPEDVEERETREVRAQGDSPERLLVNWINECLYVHEIEGFAVRRVEVTRPGPALVHGLLRGEAIDTRRHRPGTVVKAATYHQVSVTEEGDRSEVRLIVDV; encoded by the coding sequence GTGACTGAGGCCGGCTACGACTACTTCGATGTGGCCGCCGACGTCGGCGTGAGGGCGTGGGGACCGACGCTGACGGAAGCGCTCGCCCAGGCCGCGCTCGGGGTTCTCGCCCTGACGATCGCCCCCGAAGACGTCGAGGAACGCGAGACGCGGGAGGTCCGCGCGCAGGGCGACTCGCCCGAGCGCCTGCTCGTGAACTGGATCAACGAGTGCCTGTACGTGCACGAGATCGAGGGGTTCGCGGTGCGGCGGGTGGAGGTGACGAGGCCGGGGCCGGCGCTGGTGCACGGCCTCCTGCGCGGCGAGGCGATCGACACCCGCCGCCACCGTCCCGGCACGGTCGTGAAGGCTGCAACCTACCACCAGGTGTCGGTCACCGAGGAGGGCGACCGGTCGGAGGTCCGGCTGATCGTCGATGTTTGA
- a CDS encoding 16S rRNA (uracil(1498)-N(3))-methyltransferase codes for MSALRRFTIAPERIDGDRVVFDRDETRHMAAVLRLAPGDLVVAADGRGRDYTVRIESLGETATGTVLGVATNRAETPLAITLVQGVPKGDKMELIVRAATELGVARVLPAITERTIVHLEPSRWRERARRWQRVAKEAAKQCGRAIVPEVGVPRPLAEWLEIPAGATELKLCLWEGEGPSLARALEAVAAPPRVALVLVGPEGGLARREVELARAQGWMTARLGPRILRTETAGPAIAAILQFRFGDLGGGAPAAERLRD; via the coding sequence ATGAGCGCTCTGCGGCGGTTCACGATCGCGCCCGAGCGGATCGACGGCGACCGCGTCGTCTTCGACCGCGACGAGACGCGCCACATGGCGGCGGTCTTACGATTGGCGCCCGGCGATCTCGTCGTCGCCGCCGACGGGCGCGGTCGCGACTACACCGTGCGCATCGAGTCGCTCGGCGAGACCGCCACCGGGACCGTGCTCGGCGTGGCCACCAACCGGGCCGAGACCCCGCTGGCGATCACGCTCGTCCAGGGCGTTCCCAAAGGCGACAAGATGGAGCTGATCGTGCGGGCGGCCACCGAGCTCGGCGTGGCGCGGGTGCTGCCGGCGATTACGGAGCGCACCATCGTCCACCTGGAGCCGAGTCGCTGGCGGGAGCGTGCGCGCCGGTGGCAGCGGGTGGCCAAGGAAGCGGCCAAGCAGTGCGGGCGCGCGATCGTTCCCGAGGTCGGCGTGCCTCGCCCTCTCGCCGAGTGGCTGGAGATCCCCGCCGGCGCGACCGAGCTGAAGCTTTGCCTCTGGGAGGGCGAGGGGCCGTCGCTGGCGCGCGCGCTGGAGGCGGTGGCGGCGCCGCCGCGCGTGGCGCTGGTGCTCGTCGGCCCCGAGGGCGGGCTGGCGCGCCGCGAAGTCGAGCTGGCGCGAGCGCAGGGATGGATGACCGCCCGGCTCGGTCCGCGCATCCTGCGCACCGAGACGGCGGGCCCGGCCATCGCCGCGATTCTTCAATTCAGGTTCGGCGATCTCGGTGGCGGGGCGCCGGCCGCGGAGCGCCTTCGTGACTGA